The DNA window GTCGACCTTTGTCGTGGATCGCGAGGGCAAGATCGCCCAAGTCTGGCGCAAGGTCAAAGTGCCGGGTCACGTGGATGAGGTGCTGGAAGCTGTCAAAGCGCTCTGACCTTTTGACGATACCTACACTGGGCGTGGTTTACGGACCGCGCCCTTTTTCCTGTCTGTGAGGTCTGGCACAGACCCTGTGCAGGTGTAGAGATTGGAACACTCACCCGCTCCTCCCACTTCCTGTGGCGAAAGGAGCGAGACCATGACCCAAACCACTTTTGACATCAGGACCCACAACATGCCGGACGAGATGCGTGTCTTGCTCGACACCTATCCGCGCGACAGTTGGGAGGCGCACCCCGGCTTCAAGGACAAGACCCGCCAATGGCTGGGCGCCCATCAGGGCTTTCGCAAGCTGGCCGAGGTTCTGCGCGAAGATGCCGAGGTCTATCTGGACAAGGACATGGGCGATGGCACCTATGCCGCGCGCCTGTCCTATTACGGCAATGCGCTGGTCGGGAACCTGCATGGGCACCACGGGTGGGAGGATCGCAGTTACTTCCCTGAACTGTCCGAGGCTGATCCCCGCTTTGATCACGGGCTTGAAGTGTTGGAACAGGACCATGCCGATCTGGACAAGGTGCTGGACAGCTACACCAAAAGCGCAAATCGTGTGATCAAACTGATGCAGCTTGATCCCGGTCAGGTCCGCGACGAAGTGGGCGCCTTGCATGGCACCTCGGAAGCAATCGAGGCGTTTTTGCAGCGTCACCTGAGCGATGAAGAGGAGCTGGCCGTTCCGATCATCCTGCATCACCGGCTGAGAGGATAAGCCCATGGGCGACCGTTCCACCCAAGAAGACCAGACCGGCGCCACAACGCGCCGCGCACAAGGTGAATTTGTGCGCGGCGTCAGCGGGTTCCGCCATGCCATTGGTGATCCCGGCTTCCCCCCAGAGCCTGGGCGCTATCACCTGTTTGTTGCGCTTAACTGCCCCTGGTGTCACCGCGTGACGCTGGCGCGCAATGTTCTGGGACTGCAGGACAGCATCACGATGGACGTGGCCTTTCCCAACCGCACGGATAAAAACGACCCCGATGGCCCCAACAACTGGCAATTCGCTCCTGACAAGGTGGCAAGCCTGACAGGGAGCACCCTGCCGGAGTGCACGGGCGAGACCGCGACCGGGCAAGGGTTTCGTCTGGTCAAACAGATCTATGAGGCCGAAGGGGCAACCGAGCGCTCTGTTCCTATCCTCTACGACAAGCAGCAACAGCGCATCGTGAACAACGAAAGCGCCGAGATCATTCGGATGCTGGGGGAACATGCGCAGGCTCTTGGTGGCGATGGCGGCGTTGACCTTTACCCGGTGGACGCACGCCCTGAGGTCGACGTGTTGAACGAGCAAATCTATGTCTCCATCAACAATGGGGCCTACAAGGCTGGGTTTTCTTCGGATCAGACGGTCTATGCCAGCGCCTATGCCGCCTACTTCCATACCCTCGACGAATTGGAGCACCGCCTGAGTGATGGCCGCCCCTATCTGACGGGCGACCGCTTTACCGAGGCTGACCTGCGCCTCTTCCCCACGCTCTATCGTCACGATCCGGTCTATTACCTGCGAATGAAGCTGAACGGGGCCAAGATCCTGGACTATCCGCATCTGTGGCGATGGCTGTGTCGGGTCCATGCCCTGCCCGGCGTCGCGGACAGCTGTTCGCTGGTGCATTGTCGTCAGGGGTATTTTGGGCGCAGCTGGAATGGCGTTGTCCCCCTGGGGCCGGAGAAGCCCATGCCCTACCCCCAAGCCTATGACCATCCAGAGCTTGCCCTCGACGCATAGCGGTTGGATCAGCCGAGAAACCTGATATTCAGCGCGTCAGACCAAAGACGGAGCACGCAGGCCGATGGATCACAGCACGACAGACACCCCAAAGACGCTGGCCGCGATGGCTGTCGACGTGCTGACCACCGCTGATGGCCGTGCCAAAACCGCCAAATCCCGCACCTATGCCGCGCAGTGGAAAGCCGCGCGTGCAGCAGGCGAGATCATAGAGATTGGTGAAGCCACGCCCCCCGATCACCCGGCTCGGCCTGACAAACCCGATCTGCTGTCCCCCCGCGATGTGCCGAAACGCAAACCCGGCTCGCCTGCCGGTCGGATCGCCCTGTTGCATGCAGTCGCGCATATCGAGCTGAACGCCGTCGATCTGCATTGGGATATCATCGCGCGGTTCACGGATGTGCCGATGCCCATGGGGTTCTATGATGACTGGGTGCAGGCCGCAGATGAGGAATCGAACCATTTCAACATGATGTGCGACTGCCTTGAGGCGATGGATAGCCACTATGGCGCCTTGCCAGCGCACGCAGGCATGTGGCGCGCCGCTATCGACACGTCCGACGACCTATTGGGTCGGCTGGCGATTGTCCCCATGGTGCTTGAGGCACGCGGGCTGGATGTGACCCCCGGTATGATCAAGATCTTTCAGAACGCCAAAGAGACCCAGGCCGTTGGCTGTCTGGAAACGATCTATGCCGAAGAGGTGAGCCACGTGGCCTATGGCTCGAAATGGTTCAACTTTCTCTGCGGGCGCGACAACATCGACCCCAAGGAGGAGTTCCACAAACTGGTGCGTCACTACTTCAAAGGCGGGTTGAAGCCTCCGTTCAACGAAGAGAAGCGCGCCGATGCCGGCCTGCCGCCCGACTTCTATTGGCCGCTGGCCGATCAATACCCCGCACACGTACGCTAACCCCGTCAAGCGCCCGATTTTCTGATGCGGATCAGGGACAACCCCCTGATCCTTGGTCACAAAAACCGCCTCATCGGCAACAATCCGCTCATGTTCGGCGCGAAACCCCGTCAGAATCACCTTGGAAGTTAACAAACTTGCCCAAACGGGCCTGTCTGGCTATTCAGTCGGCCCAAGGCTGACGGTCACTCACCGAAAACGCCGTCAGAGGGGTAAGACAAGGAAAGACGCGTGCGAACACGTCTGGCAATCAAGATACACGCGTTTCTGGAGAGGATCTTTCCCGAACGCCGCCTGTTTCTCAAATCCGACACCGACACCAGGTTCATCCGGCTGCGGCCGGAAACACAGCTGATCGCCTATGCCGGCGTGACCGTGGTTGTGGCCTGGGCCATCGTGGCCACCGCGATCCTGTTGATGGACAGCATCGGGTCGGGCAACTTCCGTGAACAAGCCAAACGCGATCAGATGACCTATCAAGAGCGGCTCAACGCCTTGTCGGGTGAACGCGATGCCCGCGCCGAAGAGGCACTTGCCGCACAGGCGCGGTTCAATGCGGCACTCGATCAGATCTCGGTCATGCAATCCGAGCTGCTGGAATCCGAGACCCGCCGCCGCGAGTTGGAAACCGGAATCGATGTGATCCAGAGCACCTTGCGCAACACCATGAAGGACCGCGAGGCAGCCCGCGACGCGTTGACCCAACTTGAAGCGCAGAATCAGGACGATGCAACCGTTCACCACGTTGCGGCCTCTGCCCCGGTGCAGATGACGTTTATGGCCGATGCGCTGGAACGTACGGCACAGCAGCGCGATCAGGTGATCTCGGACGCGCAATCGGCGCTGGACCAGCGCGACGAGCTGGAATTGGAAATCCGCCTGATGCGGGAACAGAACGATCAGATCTTCCGCCAGCTGGAAGAGGCGATGACCATCTCGGTCGAGCCGCTGGACAAGATGTTCCGTAACGCAGGCATGCCCACTGACCGCATCATCGAGCAGGTCCGGCGGGGTTACAGCGGTCAGGGCGGTCCGCTCACCCCTTTATCCCTGAGCACGCGCGGTGAAGAACCCTCGGCTGACGAGGCCCGCGCGAACCAGCTGCTGCGGCAGATGGACCAGTTGAACCTGTATCGCATTGCCGCCGAAAAGGCGCCCTTTGCCAGCCCTGTGCGCGCGGCAGTTCGCTATACCAGCGGCTTTGGCTATCGCCGCGACCCCAAGACCGGTGGTCGGCGCATGCACAACGGCTCGGACTTTGCCGGGCCCCATGGCACCGACATCTTTGCCACCGCCGATGGCGTAGTGACGCACGCAGGCTGGCAGTCGGGCTTTGGGCGGTTGGTGAGAATCCAGCATGCCTTTGGAATTGAGACGCTTTATGCTCATAACACGCGGATTCGCGTGAAGAAGGGTCAAAGGGTCTCGCGCGGGGATCATATTGCTGATATGGGTAGCACCGGACGGTCGACTGGCACCCACCTCCATTATGAGGTACGCGTGAACGGGAGACCCGTAAACCCCATGATCTACATCAAGGCTGCACGAAATGTTTTCTAAGAGCAAAATCAACGAGCCGGGCACAAAGGCCCCCGAAGCTGCAAAGCCTGCGGCGCCGACCTCTGCCCCGGCAGCCCCTGCCCAAAGCGATTTCAAAGCCAGCGCCCCCAAAGCCAAGCCACCCGCATCCGTGCTGTCATCGGACCTGCACATCACCGGCAATCTCAAGACGACGGGTGACATCCAGGTCGAAGGCACTGTCGAGGGCGACATCCGCGCGCATCTGCTGACCATCGGTGAAAGCGCAACAATAAAGGGTGAAGTCACTGCAGATGACGTCGTCATCAACGGCCGCATCGTGGGCCGTGTGCGTGGCCTCAAGGTGCGCCTGACTTCGACCGCGCGCGTCGAAGGCGACATCATCCACAAGACCATCGCGATCGAAAGCGGCGCCCATTTCGAGGGTTCCGTACAGCGTCAGGACGACCCGCTGAACCCCGGCCGCGCCACCAAGCCCGGTGCCAATCCGGCAGCAGCACCCGCCGCAGCCCCGGCCGAAGGCAAGTAATCTCGCGCCCATGCGCCAGAGGACATTGAATGCGCCGATACGGAATTTCCGTGTCGGCGCTTTTTTGTGCAATCGGCACAAGATTCGCTGGAATTGAACATACCCCCTTCCCTGCTGGGCGGAATTCCGCACAATAGAAATTGAGCAGCCTGTGCAGAACGCACGACCGGCCGCATTCACATGTAGGGGGACATCATGAAACGCATTCTGCTTGGGGCCGCGTTGGCCGCACTTACCACGGGCTCAGCGGCTGTTGCCGAAGACCTGGAGTTCTTTCTGATCAACGAATCCAGTGCGGACCTGATCGGCTTCAACGTCAGCGCAGCCTCATCGGACGCGTGGGAGGACAACCTTCTCGAAGGCGGTTATCTCGCCTCGGGCTATGAGATCGGCGTTCTGATTGCGGACGGTCTGAGCACCTGCGTCTATGACATCCGCGGGCAGTTCTCGGACGGGGCCGAGTTCGAGGACTATGGCCTCGATCTGTGTGACATGGGGTCTTACACCTTCAGCGACGGCTAATTGCCAAGCATCCAGTGCCCGTCAGGCCAGAACGCGTGGAAGGCAAAGGCGAACATGACGTCATGGGGCAGATCACGCCCTTGCCCGTCTGTCACGCGAATGCTGCCAACGTCCTTGCCACGCGCGATGCGACCAGTATCCAAAGCCGAGGCCTGCCCGGCTTTCCAACTCAGCACCACGCCGGCCTCGCGCAAGTCGGTTGCGTTTCGTAGCCGAGATAGGGGCCAAGCGCGATCGCCAACGCGCACCACCCGCGCCAGCGGCGGAATGCCATGAGGCGGAAGCGCGCCGTTGTATAGGAACGGTTGGCTCAGACTGTCATAACCTTCGTAGGGGTTACGTCCGTAGGACCGGTTGTAGCTGGGCTGCGCCATCACCAGACCTTGGGGGTTGCGCGCCTTGAACTCATCCCAACTTTCCATCCAGGTCGGCAGCGCCCTCAATTGGGTGCCATTCAACTCTCCGACAATGGCCGTGCCAATGGCCTGCTGCCACCAGCTATGGGTTTCACGGTCATACATAATCATGTCCGAATGACGCAGCTTGCCCGAGACACCAAAGCTCAGCACTTTCCCCCGAACCCGCCGGTCAAAGGTAATCCCCGAATTGCACAGCGGGCAGAAGGTCACCGCCACGGGGATGCCGCCCACGGTGTCGTTCACGATCTCATGCCACATCAGATATCGGATCGGATAGGCGCGCGGTTCGACCCCATCGATTTCAACTGTGATCACCGGCTCGCGTCCTTTGATCCTGCGCTCGTCCTCAGCGCGCAGAAAGCTCGGGTCGCTCAGGGCTGGGATACCATCCTTGGGCGGGCCGCCTGACAGGATCTCTCCCCAATTCTGCACGCTGCTGCGCGAGAAGTCGGTGTCAGGCCACTCGTGGCGCCAGAACTCGGGGCTGGAAAGCGCCACCGACGCGATCAAAGAAAAGAGGAATATGAACAATCCACGCATGGGTCACACCTTTGCAGTGTTGCGACGTGGAGAGTGTGCGGACACATGGGCCAACTGAACAGCCCATCACACGCAGATTTGACAAAAGGTGCGGTGCCCCAAGCAACAGGGACACCGCAAAAAACGTCACTTGGTCACGGTGACCTTTTTCATAACGTCCGGCTGACCGATCACGGCACCGTTCTGGCCTTTGCCGCGCTTGATCTGGTCCACCACGTCCATACCGCCGGTGACCTTGCCCACAACGGTGTATTGCCCGTTCAGGAAATGACCTGCGTCAAACATGATGAAGAACTGCGAGTTGGCACTGTTCGGGTTCTGCGACCGCGCCATGCCGACCACACCGCGATCAAACGGGATGTCCGAAAACTCGGCGGGCAGGTCCGGACGGCTAGAGCCGCCACGGCCCGCGGCCGCCATGTTGCCGCCCAGCTTGCCAAACTCGACATCCCCTGTCTGCGCCATGAAGTCCTCGATCACACGGTGGAACACCACGCCATCATACTGACCTTCGGCAGCCAGAGCCGCGATCTGTTCCACGTGCTTGGGCGCCACATCTTCCAGCAGGTCGATGGTGATCGTGCCGTTGGCCTCGCCTTCGACCTCGATTTGCAAACCAGTGGCCAGCGCAGGGCTGGCCATCAGCGCAAAGACAGCTGCGAGCTTACGCATCTGCGGCCACCTTGACGCTGATCATGCGGTCGGGGCTTGCAGGCGGCTCGCCACGCACGATGGCGTCGACATGCTCCATACCTTCGATGACGCGTCCATAAACAGTGTACTGGCCATTCAAGAAGTGGTTGTCCTTGAAGTTGATGAAGAACTGCGAGTTGGCGCTGTCGGGGTTCGCCGAACGGGCAGCACCCAGAGTGCCACGGTCATGCGGCAGTTTCGAGAACTCGGCCGGAACGTTGGGCAGCGACGAGCCACCGGTGCCCGCCATACGCAGGTTGAACCCGTCTTCCATGTCGCCGTGCTGTACGTCGCCGGTCTGCGCCATGAAGCCGTCGATCACACGGTGAAAGGCCACGTTGTCATATTCGCCCGCGCGCGCCAGTTCTTTCATGCGTTCGCTGTGCTTGGGTGCCACATCTGGCAGCAGCTCGATGACGACATTGCCGCCCTTCAGCTCGACGATGACGGTGTTTTCTGGATCCTTGATCTCGGCCATTGGGCCCTCCTGTAGCAAGTTGTTGGGCGAATACCTAAGCGCCCCCTGACCGATTGCCAAGTCGCGCATTGACCTGAGGGGCGATTCCGGGGAAAGAGCAGCCAAGTTTTGTTGATTTTGAGCGGAGCACATGATGGCCTGGAAAACACTCGACGACATGGATCTGAACGGCAAGCGCGTTTTGGTGCGCGTGGACATCAATGTGCCGATCGTGGATGGCGTTGTGACCGACTCCACCCGCATCCGTCGCATCGCCCCCACCGTGCGCGACATCCTGGCCGCTGGTGGCAAACCGATCCTGCTGGCGCATTTTGGCCGCCCCGGTGGCGAGCGTCGCGAGAACCTGTCGCTGAACCAACTGGTGCCGACGCTGGAGCGCGCGTTTGAAACCAAAGTGCATTTCGCTGCCGACTGCGTGGGCACCGGCGCTGAGCTGGCCGCCGAGCAATTGCAGCCGGGTGAGGTTCTGCTGCTCGAAAACACCCGTTTCCACGCGGCTGAAACCAAGAACGACCCGGATCTGGCCGCAGGCATGGCGCGACTGGGTGACGTGTATTGCAACGATGCCTTTTCAGCCGCGCACCGTGCGCACTCCTCGACCGAAGCACTGGCGCGCCTGCTGCCCGCCTGTGCAGGCCGCCTGATGCAGGCCGAGTTGGAGGCCCTGGAAAGCGCACTCGGTCAGCCCGAGCGCCCGGTGACTGCCGTTGTGGGCGGGGCCAAGGTGTCGACCAAGCTGGAACTCTTGAGCAACCTGATCGAAAAAGTGGATTACCTGGTGATTGGTGGCGGCATGGCCAACACCTTTCTCGTCGCCAAAGGCATGGGTGTCGGCAAATCGCTGGCGGAACGCATCATGAAGGACACCGCCGCCAAGATCATCGAAAAGGCCGACGGTCTGGGCTGCCAGATCATCCTGCCCACCGACATCGTTGTGGCGGAAAAGTTCGAAAGCCACGCCCCGCATCAGGTGCTGCCCGCCGATCAGTGCCCCGAAGAGGGCATGATCCTGGACGCAGGCCCCGACAGCGTTGCGCGCATCACCGAGATTTTCGGTCAGAGCAAGACCGTGATCTGGAACGGTCCCCTTGGCGCGTTCGAGCTGGAACCCTTTGACGCCGCAACCAATGCCGCAGCCTTGAAGGCCGCTGCCATGACCAACGCTGGTCAGTTGACCTCGGTCGCCGGTGGCGGGGACACGGTTGCCGCGTTGAATGCCTCGGGGGCGGCAGGTGACTTTTCCTATATCTCGACCGCTGGCGGCGCTTTCCTGGAGTGGATGGAAGGAAAAACCCTGCCCGGTGTCGCAGCGCTGGAAGAGGCAGGCTGAGCCATACAACCTTACCGGCTGAAATCATTGTGAATTCCCCTGATTTAGGGGATTCACATGCTGATTCGCCTGTGCCATACTGCACAGCAGACGCCCGCAAAGGGTGCGAGCAGAATACTATCAGAGGCAGGACAACGGCGTGCCCCGTTCCAACAGACCCAGCTTTGGTGCATTGATCTTTTTCGCCGTGGCGTTTGCCCTGGGCACTTATTTCACCTTTGCCGCCGTGCAGGGGGATTTCGGGCTGTTCCGCCGGGCCGAGATTGCAGCCGAAGCCGATGCGTTGTCGCGTGATCTGGGCAGGCTGAACGCCGAGATCGATCAGATGAGCAACCTGACCCTGCGCCTGTCTGACAGCTATCTGGATCTGGATCTGCTGGACCAACAGGCCCGCTCGGTTCTGGGTCTGCTGCGGGCCGACGAGATCGTCATCCGCTAGACATTTTGTACATTTCCCAAGCAGATATCAGCGCGACTTTCCCCCGCGTCACAATTTCACTCGCCTTGTTGCGGGAAATGTTCTATTAGATAGTTTAACGCTAAACTATCTTGCCGGAAGGGGGAGATCGCCACGATGGCCGCGCGAAAAAGTACAAAGAAACCAAATGTTTCTGCTGAAGAGCTTTTGAATTATTACAAAGAGATGTTGCTGATCCGCCGATTCGAAGAAAAGGCAGGTCAGCTTTATGGCATGGGCCTGATCGGCGGTTTCTGCCACCTCTACATCGGCCAAGAGGCCGTTGTTGTCGGCCTCGAGGCTGCCGCCGAAGAAGGCGACAAACGCATCACATCCTACCGCGATCACGGCCACATGCTGGCCTGTGGCATGGACCCGGGCGGCGTCATGGCCGAACTGACCGGCCGCGAGGGTGGCCTGTCCAAGGGCAAGGGCGGCTCGATGCACATGTTCTCGAAAGAGAAACATTTCTACGGCGGCCACGGCATCGTGGGCGCGCAGGTGCCCCTGGGGGCCGGTCTGGCGTTTGCCGACAAATACAAGGGCAACGGGCGCGTCACATTCACCTATTTCGGCGATGGCGCGGCAAACCAGGGCCAAGTGTATGAGGCGTTCAACATGGCCGCCCTCTGGGATCTGCCCGTGGTCTTCGTGATCGAGAACAACCAATACGCCATGGGCACCGCGCAATCGCGCTCGACCTCGACCCCCGACATCTACACCCGTGGTGAGGCCTTCGGCATCCCCGGCGAGGCGGTCGACGGCATGAACGTTCTGGCGGTCAAGGAAGCTGGCGAAAAGGCCGTGGCGCACTGCCGCGCGGGCAAGGGTCCCTACATCCTGGAGATCAAGACCTACCGCTACCGCGGCCACTCGATGTCGGACCCGGCAAAATACCGGACCCGCGAAGAGGTTCAGCGCATGCGCGAAGAGCGGGATCCGATCGAACAGGTCCGTTCGATGCTGCTCACCGGCAAACACGCCAGCGAAGATGACCTCAAGGCCATCGACAAGGAAATCAAGGACGTGGTGAACGCGGCCGCCGATTTCGCCAAGGAAAGCCCCGAGCCCGCAGTTGAAGAGCTCTGGACTGACATTTACGCCTGAGGGGAAAGATAGACATGGCAACCGAAATTCTCATGCCCGCCCTGTCGCCGACCATGGAGGAAGGCACACTGGCCAAATGGCTGGTCAAAGAGGGCGACACCGTATCCTCGGGCGATATCATGGCCGAGATCGAAACTGACAAGGCCACGATGGAATTCGAGGCGGTCGACGAAGGCACCATCGGCAAGATCCTGGTGGCCGAGGGCACCGAAGGGGTCAAGGTGAACACCCCCATCGCCGTGCTGCTCGAAGAAGGCGAAAGCGCCGACGCCATCGTCAGCGCACCGTCGGCCGCCACCGCGGGCAACGAGGCGGCCCCCGCAGGGGGCTCCGAGGCGCCTGCCCCTGCCCCGGCTGCTGCGGCCCCCGCGGCACCGCAGGTTGATCTGACGCCGGATTGGCCCGAAGGCACCGAAATGAAGCAGCAAACGGTCCGCGAAGCCCTCCGCGACGCCATGGCCGAAGAGATGCGCCGCGACGAAGATGTCTATCTGATGGGCGAAGAAGTCGCCGAATATCAGGGCGCCTACAAGGTCTCGCAGGGCATGTTGGACGAATTCGGTTCCAAGCGCGTCATCGACACGCCGATCACCGAACACGGTTTTGCCGGCATCGCCACAGGCTCGGCTATGGCGGGTCTGCGCCCGATCGTCGAATTCATGACATTCAACTTTGCGATGCAGGCGATCGACCACATCCTGAACTCCGCCGCCAAGACACTCTACATGTCCGGCGGTCAGATGGGCGCGCCCATGGTGTTCCGTGGTCCCAACGGTGCTGCCGCCCGCGTCGGTGCTCAACACAGCCAGGACTATGCTGCGTGGTACATGCAGATCCCCGGTCTGAAAGTCGTCATGCCCTATTCGGCCTCAGACGCCAAAGGCCTGATGAAAACCGCCATCCGCGACAACAACCCGGTGGTCTTCTTGGAAAACGAAATCCTCTATGGCCGCTCGTTTGACGTACCGGTGATGGATGATTTCACCGTTCCCTTCGGCAAGGCCCGCATCTGGCGCGAAGGTTCGGACGTCACCATCGTCTCCTTCGGGATCGGCATGCAGTATGCTCTGGAAGCCGCTGACAAACTGGCCGAAGAGGGTATCTCAGCCGAAGTCATCGACCTGCGCACCCTGCGCCCAATGGACACCGGCAGCATTATCAACTCGGTGATGAAAACCAACCGGCTTGTAACGGTCGAAGAAGGCTGGCCCCAAGGGTCGGTCGGCAGCTACATCAGCTCGGTCGTGATGCAGGAAGCGTTCGATTACCTCGACGCACCCGTGATCAACCTGACCGGCAAGGATGTCCCAATGCCTTACGCCGCCAACCTGGAAAAACTGGCGCTGGTGACCACGGATGAGGTGATCGCTGCCGTCAAACAAGTGACCTACCGCTGATCGGATGGAGGTTCGGGGTCGTGATCCAGGAACCGAATGTTACCGCGTCACCCATGATGTGGATGGGCGCACAGTGACGGCTCTGGTTCCTGAACGGTTGGCCGCCGACCTCCGCCTGTTCGGCTCGAGGCCCTCACATCAGATGGCATACGTCTGGATGGCCGAGAACAAAGACAAGATCGAAGCCGCAATCGCCAAGCTGGCGCGCGGCAAGGGGGCTCCCCGGCCCCCATTTGACCAAATCACATTGATTGAGGAGCGCTGACATGCCCACCGAAATCCTGATGCCTGCCCTCTCCCCCACGATGGAGGAAGGCACCCTGGCCAAATGGCTCGTCAAGGAAGGCGACACCGTCTCCTCGGGCGATCTGCTGGCTGAAATTGAAACCGACAAGGCGACGATGGAGTTCGAAGCCGTCGACGAAGGCACCATCGGCAAGATCCTGATCCCCGAGGGGACAGAGGCGGTCAAGGTGAACACGCCAATCGCTGTCCTGCTCGAAGAGGGCGAAAGCGCGGACGATATCGGCACGAGCGTGGCGGCTGCCCCCGCAGCCGCTGCGGGCAACGAGGCCACCCCTGCGGTGGTTGAGGCGCCCGCCCCTGCCGCAACCCCTGCCCCGGCAGCTCCGGCCAAGGCCGATGGCGGTCGCATCTTTGCCTCGCCGCTGGCCCGCCGCATCGCTGCCCAAAAGGGTCTAGATCTGGCACAGATCACCGGCTCGGGCCCCCATGGCCGCATCGTCAAGGCCGACGTCGAGAGCGCAACAGCCACCACACCTGCTTCCGCACCAGCGGCGGCTTCGGCACCTGCTCCGGCAGCGACCGCCCCTGCCGCCGCCCCGGCGACCGGCCCCTCAGCCGACATGGTGGCCCGCATGTACGAAGGCCGTGAGTACGAAGAGGTCAAACTCGACGGCATGCGCAAAACCATTGCGGCGCGTTTGTCCGAAGCCAAGCAGACCATCCCGCATTTCTATCTGCGCCGTGACATTCAGCTGGACGCGCTGCTCAAGTTCCGCAGCCAGTTGAACAAGCAGCTCGAAGGGCGCGGCGTCAAACTCAGCGTCAATGACTTCATCATCAAGGCCGTGGCCAACGCCCTGCAGCAGGTCCCGGAATGCAACGCCGTTTGGGCCGGTGACCGGGTGCTGCAGCTGAAGCCTTCGGATGTGGCGGTTGCCGTCGCCATCGAGGGCGGCCTCTTCACCCCGGTCCTGCAGGACGCCGACACCAAATCACTGTCTGCCCTCTCGACCGAGATGAAGGACCTGGCCGCCCGCGCCCGCGATCGCAAGTTGGCGCCGCATGAATACCAGGGCGGCACATTTGCCGTTTCAAACCTGG is part of the Falsiruegeria litorea R37 genome and encodes:
- a CDS encoding FtsB family cell division protein, producing MPRSNRPSFGALIFFAVAFALGTYFTFAAVQGDFGLFRRAEIAAEADALSRDLGRLNAEIDQMSNLTLRLSDSYLDLDLLDQQARSVLGLLRADEIVIR
- the pdhA gene encoding pyruvate dehydrogenase (acetyl-transferring) E1 component subunit alpha, giving the protein MAARKSTKKPNVSAEELLNYYKEMLLIRRFEEKAGQLYGMGLIGGFCHLYIGQEAVVVGLEAAAEEGDKRITSYRDHGHMLACGMDPGGVMAELTGREGGLSKGKGGSMHMFSKEKHFYGGHGIVGAQVPLGAGLAFADKYKGNGRVTFTYFGDGAANQGQVYEAFNMAALWDLPVVFVIENNQYAMGTAQSRSTSTPDIYTRGEAFGIPGEAVDGMNVLAVKEAGEKAVAHCRAGKGPYILEIKTYRYRGHSMSDPAKYRTREEVQRMREERDPIEQVRSMLLTGKHASEDDLKAIDKEIKDVVNAAADFAKESPEPAVEELWTDIYA
- a CDS encoding pyruvate dehydrogenase complex E1 component subunit beta is translated as MATEILMPALSPTMEEGTLAKWLVKEGDTVSSGDIMAEIETDKATMEFEAVDEGTIGKILVAEGTEGVKVNTPIAVLLEEGESADAIVSAPSAATAGNEAAPAGGSEAPAPAPAAAAPAAPQVDLTPDWPEGTEMKQQTVREALRDAMAEEMRRDEDVYLMGEEVAEYQGAYKVSQGMLDEFGSKRVIDTPITEHGFAGIATGSAMAGLRPIVEFMTFNFAMQAIDHILNSAAKTLYMSGGQMGAPMVFRGPNGAAARVGAQHSQDYAAWYMQIPGLKVVMPYSASDAKGLMKTAIRDNNPVVFLENEILYGRSFDVPVMDDFTVPFGKARIWREGSDVTIVSFGIGMQYALEAADKLAEEGISAEVIDLRTLRPMDTGSIINSVMKTNRLVTVEEGWPQGSVGSYISSVVMQEAFDYLDAPVINLTGKDVPMPYAANLEKLALVTTDEVIAAVKQVTYR
- a CDS encoding phosphoglycerate kinase encodes the protein MAWKTLDDMDLNGKRVLVRVDINVPIVDGVVTDSTRIRRIAPTVRDILAAGGKPILLAHFGRPGGERRENLSLNQLVPTLERAFETKVHFAADCVGTGAELAAEQLQPGEVLLLENTRFHAAETKNDPDLAAGMARLGDVYCNDAFSAAHRAHSSTEALARLLPACAGRLMQAELEALESALGQPERPVTAVVGGAKVSTKLELLSNLIEKVDYLVIGGGMANTFLVAKGMGVGKSLAERIMKDTAAKIIEKADGLGCQIILPTDIVVAEKFESHAPHQVLPADQCPEEGMILDAGPDSVARITEIFGQSKTVIWNGPLGAFELEPFDAATNAAALKAAAMTNAGQLTSVAGGGDTVAALNASGAAGDFSYISTAGGAFLEWMEGKTLPGVAALEEAG
- a CDS encoding pyruvate dehydrogenase complex dihydrolipoamide acetyltransferase, producing the protein MPTEILMPALSPTMEEGTLAKWLVKEGDTVSSGDLLAEIETDKATMEFEAVDEGTIGKILIPEGTEAVKVNTPIAVLLEEGESADDIGTSVAAAPAAAAGNEATPAVVEAPAPAATPAPAAPAKADGGRIFASPLARRIAAQKGLDLAQITGSGPHGRIVKADVESATATTPASAPAAASAPAPAATAPAAAPATGPSADMVARMYEGREYEEVKLDGMRKTIAARLSEAKQTIPHFYLRRDIQLDALLKFRSQLNKQLEGRGVKLSVNDFIIKAVANALQQVPECNAVWAGDRVLQLKPSDVAVAVAIEGGLFTPVLQDADTKSLSALSTEMKDLAARARDRKLAPHEYQGGTFAVSNLGMFGIDNFDAIVNPPHAGILAVGTGVKKPVVGADGELTVATVMSVTMSVDHRVIDGALGANLLKAIVENLENPMMMLA